One Diabrotica virgifera virgifera chromosome 3, PGI_DIABVI_V3a genomic window carries:
- the LOC114342928 gene encoding venom acid phosphatase Acph-1-like isoform X2, translating to MFRQVQLLALLFSAAFAASGLSELDQAASDQLVAVVQLFRHGHRTPTEFYKNDQFSDSSKYWSGLDLGQLTNIGKQMHYELGQFTRKRYGKWLPQKYDKADFYAQTTNVDRTHMSGQANLYALYPAKGDQLWRRQIDWQPIPLHPADSNIWETFPSCAAYITEYAKVLASDVYTAIDKEYAGVYAYLSQYSGENITTLSEATTVFDCFKSESTAGLRLPWWASKVYPEPLTQLTGYYFHSLAFTTKLQRLYAGTLLNSILSYFDNKINGSVTQQFKMYSGHDTNVAAVLSSLNAFNPPSPPEYASSVYIELRNISGYYFVNVWSKDGSNFKKVSIRGCALDCPLEEVRQRLNEIILDVDTRTEECSSATKFETVAAKNMYKKLIETGEIERIKNKF from the exons ATGTTCCGTCAGGTTCAGCTCTTAGCTCTTCTATTTTCGGCAGCGTTTGCTGCATCAGGTCTGTCTGAATTGGATCAAGCTGCCTCCGATCAATTGGTGGCTGTCGTTCAG TTGTTTAGACATGGACACAGAACTCCTACggaattttacaaaaatgaccAGTTTTCTGATTCGTCAAAATATTGGAGTGGCCTTGACTTAGGACAGCTAACAAAT atagGGAAACAAATGCATTATGAGCTAGGACAATTTACTAGGAAACGATATGGCAAATGGCTGCCACAGAAATATGACAAAGCTGATTTTTACGCCCAGACTACAAATGTTGATCGAACACATATGTCAGGGCAAGCAAATCTATACGCCCTTTATCCAGCCAAAGGCGATCAATTATGGAGACGGCAAATTGATTGGCAGCCCATTCCACTACATCCAGCCGATTCTAATATCTGGGAAACATTCCCCAGCTGTGCTGCTTATATAACAGAATACGCCAAAGTGCTTGCGTCTGATGTGTACACAGCTATAGATAAAGAGTATGCAGGTGTGTATGCATATTTATCACAGTATTCAGGTGAAAATATTACAACCTTATCAGAAGCAACCACTGTTTTTGATTGTTTTAAAAGTGAATCTACTGCTGGTCTTCGCCTTCCATGGTGGGCTTCAAAGGTATATCCAGAACCATTAACACAACTGACGGGATACTATTTCCACTCGTTGGCTTTCACAACCAAATTACAGCGATTAT ATGCAGGAACTCTTCTAAATTCCATTCTAAGCTATTTTGACAACAAAATAAATGGTTCAGTAACCCAACAGTTCAAAATGTACAGCGGCCACGACACAAATGTTGCAGCTGTGTTGAGCTCGCTTAATGCTTTTAATCCACCTTCTCCTCCAGAATATGCTAGCAGTGTTTATATTGAACTAAGAAATATTTCAGGATACTATTTCGTAAATGTATGGAGCAAAGATGGATCCAACTTCAAAAAGGTTTCTATTAGGGGATGTGCTTTGGATTGTCCTTTAGAGGAAGTTAGACAAAGATTGAATGAGATAATCCTTGATGTTGATACTAGAACCGAAGAGTGCAGTTCCGCAACGAAATTCGAAACTGTTGCTGCTAAAAATATGTACAAGAAGCTTATTGAAACTGGTGAAATAGAAcgtattaaaaacaaattttaa